From the Streptomyces pluripotens genome, one window contains:
- a CDS encoding ACT domain-containing protein: MTGETDLHRLLSGMRPELNPGRYVFTVAEGGLPSGLTPVVMVAEQEGLTLVVPQAEADAAGMAYDYVAGWITLRVHSALDAVGLTAEVSRALADAGLSCNVVAGFHHDHLFVPYEHAARAVDVLRRLAGSTS; this comes from the coding sequence GTGACCGGCGAGACTGATCTGCACAGACTGCTCAGTGGCATGCGTCCGGAGCTGAACCCGGGCCGCTACGTCTTCACCGTGGCCGAGGGCGGCCTGCCCTCAGGCCTCACTCCCGTCGTGATGGTCGCCGAGCAGGAAGGCCTGACCCTGGTGGTGCCCCAGGCGGAGGCGGACGCGGCGGGGATGGCGTACGACTACGTGGCCGGGTGGATCACCTTGCGCGTCCATTCGGCACTGGACGCGGTCGGGCTAACCGCCGAGGTCTCACGCGCCCTCGCCGACGCGGGCCTCAGCTGCAATGTCGTCGCCGGCTTCCACCACGACCACCTCTTCGTGCCCTACGAGCACGCCGCGCGGGCCGTGGACGTCCTTCGCCGGCTGGCCGGCAGCACATCCTGA
- a CDS encoding PucR family transcriptional regulator, with product MGLSNVGAALRTRLPELGRRMAERIRVEVDSYADEALIPFTSLRESCEGNADLLLARFAFGASPDVGAAQQTGRLRAEQGVPLTDTLHAYRVGFEFLWSEMVDEARRHPDVTDSELVAGSSEIWSLFGRYAEAVAAAYREASAELALRREARRSALAEALFTGALADRTTPREAARQLGLPERGPYTVVAASVPDPGQEPLPGIETALQRAGVPSVWRLLPDQQIGLVALAHHDAETVGLRELRRRRTRVGVSPRFDTLRDTPQALRFARLALAGLPGDGPGVSRFDDNPLAMLVAAAPAEASRLVEVSLGPLLELPAPERARLLRTLGQWFASGGVAAETAQRLFVHPNTVRYRLRRIEELTGRSLSDPTSLADLGAALYALRLLPR from the coding sequence ATGGGTCTGTCGAATGTGGGCGCGGCCTTGCGCACGCGCCTTCCCGAGCTGGGCCGGCGGATGGCCGAACGCATACGTGTCGAGGTCGACTCGTACGCGGACGAAGCGCTCATCCCCTTCACATCCCTCAGGGAGTCCTGCGAGGGCAACGCGGATCTGCTGCTCGCGCGCTTCGCCTTCGGAGCCAGTCCCGATGTGGGAGCCGCGCAGCAGACCGGGCGGCTGAGGGCCGAGCAGGGCGTGCCGCTGACGGACACCCTGCACGCCTACCGGGTCGGTTTCGAGTTCCTGTGGTCGGAGATGGTCGACGAGGCGCGCAGGCACCCGGACGTCACGGACTCGGAACTGGTGGCCGGGTCCTCGGAGATCTGGTCCCTGTTCGGCCGCTACGCGGAAGCCGTGGCCGCTGCCTACCGGGAAGCCAGCGCGGAACTGGCACTGCGCCGTGAGGCGCGCCGCTCGGCACTGGCCGAGGCCCTCTTCACCGGGGCGCTCGCGGACCGTACGACGCCACGGGAGGCGGCCCGGCAACTCGGCTTGCCGGAGCGTGGCCCGTACACGGTGGTGGCCGCCTCCGTGCCAGATCCGGGCCAGGAGCCCTTGCCCGGTATCGAAACGGCACTGCAGCGGGCCGGTGTGCCCTCGGTCTGGCGGCTGCTGCCGGACCAGCAGATCGGTCTCGTCGCGCTCGCACACCACGACGCGGAGACGGTGGGTCTGCGGGAGCTGCGCCGGCGGCGGACCCGGGTCGGTGTCAGTCCCCGGTTCGACACCCTGCGCGACACGCCCCAGGCACTGCGCTTCGCCCGCCTGGCGCTGGCCGGGCTGCCCGGCGACGGGCCGGGCGTCAGCCGCTTCGACGACAACCCGCTGGCCATGCTGGTCGCCGCGGCCCCGGCGGAGGCCAGTCGCCTGGTCGAGGTCTCCCTGGGGCCGCTCCTCGAACTCCCCGCGCCGGAACGCGCGCGCCTGCTGCGTACGCTCGGGCAGTGGTTCGCTTCCGGTGGAGTGGCCGCCGAGACCGCGCAACGGCTCTTCGTCCACCCGAACACCGTGCGCTACCGTCTGCGCCGCATCGAGGAACTGACGGGACGTTCACTCTCCGACCCGACCTCGCTGGCCGATCTCGGCGCCGCGCTGTACGCCCTGCGCCTGCTGCCCCGCTGA
- a CDS encoding long-chain-fatty-acid--CoA ligase, producing MANLAEFLADTARTLPGQPALRLGTAVTSYAELDRLSAQAATLLRTEGIRAGDRVALMLPNVPEFVVLYYGVLRAGGVVVPMNPLLKERETEFHLRDSGAAVLFEWHAAPGEGAAGAAAAGVRRLAVEPAAFAAGLACVEPLPEVVATAGDDIAVLLYTSGTTGRPKGAALTHAGLRHNTEVNVAEVQRMTSQDVIVGCLPLFHIFGQTCTMNVAVRSGASLTLVPRFEPRTVLDAIARDRATVFEGVPTMYAALLQQPDAAAADLSSLRMCISGGASLPVEVLHGFERRFGCMVLEGFGMSETSPVVSFNHPDRPRKPGSIGTPIRDVEVRLLDDDGRDVVPGDVGELVVRGPNLMKGYWNRPEETAAVIPDGWLRTGDLARRDEDGYLYIVDRKKDLIIRGGYNVYPREIEEVLHEHPAVALAAVLGVPDERLGEEVAAAVVLRPGARADIGELQQFVRERVAAYKYPRCIWLTDALPTGPSGKILKREITAPTP from the coding sequence ATGGCCAACCTGGCGGAATTCCTGGCGGACACGGCGCGTACGCTGCCGGGACAGCCGGCGCTGCGGCTGGGGACGGCGGTCACCAGCTACGCCGAGTTGGACCGGCTCAGCGCGCAGGCCGCCACATTGCTGCGCACCGAGGGCATACGGGCCGGCGACCGGGTCGCGCTGATGCTCCCGAACGTGCCCGAGTTCGTCGTCCTGTACTACGGCGTCCTGCGGGCCGGCGGGGTCGTGGTGCCGATGAACCCGCTGCTGAAGGAGCGCGAGACCGAGTTCCACCTGCGGGACTCCGGTGCCGCGGTGCTCTTCGAGTGGCATGCGGCGCCGGGCGAAGGGGCCGCCGGCGCCGCTGCCGCCGGAGTGCGCCGTCTGGCGGTCGAACCTGCCGCCTTCGCTGCCGGGCTGGCGTGTGTGGAGCCGCTGCCGGAGGTCGTCGCGACCGCTGGGGACGACATCGCCGTGCTGCTCTACACCTCGGGCACGACCGGTCGTCCCAAAGGTGCCGCGCTCACGCACGCCGGGCTCCGCCACAACACCGAGGTCAATGTCGCCGAAGTCCAGCGGATGACGTCGCAGGACGTGATCGTCGGCTGCCTGCCGCTGTTCCACATCTTCGGGCAGACCTGCACGATGAACGTCGCGGTGCGCAGTGGCGCGTCGCTCACCCTCGTACCGCGCTTCGAGCCGCGGACCGTACTGGATGCCATCGCCCGTGACCGGGCCACCGTGTTCGAAGGCGTGCCCACGATGTACGCCGCACTGCTCCAGCAGCCGGACGCCGCCGCGGCCGACCTGTCCAGCCTGCGCATGTGCATCTCGGGCGGCGCCTCCCTGCCGGTGGAAGTCCTGCACGGTTTCGAACGGCGTTTCGGCTGCATGGTGCTGGAAGGATTCGGCATGTCCGAGACCAGTCCTGTCGTCTCCTTCAACCACCCCGACCGCCCCCGCAAGCCCGGGTCCATCGGCACCCCCATCCGCGACGTGGAGGTGCGACTGCTCGACGACGACGGCCGGGACGTCGTACCCGGCGACGTCGGGGAGCTGGTCGTGCGGGGCCCGAACCTGATGAAGGGGTACTGGAACCGGCCCGAGGAGACCGCCGCCGTGATCCCCGATGGCTGGCTGCGCACCGGTGACCTGGCCCGCCGCGACGAGGACGGCTACCTGTACATCGTCGACCGCAAGAAGGACCTCATCATCCGCGGCGGGTACAACGTCTACCCGCGTGAGATCGAGGAGGTCCTGCACGAACACCCGGCCGTCGCGCTCGCCGCCGTGCTCGGTGTGCCGGACGAGCGGCTCGGCGAGGAGGTGGCGGCCGCCGTCGTGCTGCGGCCGGGAGCCCGGGCGGACATCGGGGAACTCCAGCAGTTCGTGCGGGAGCGGGTCGCCGCCTATAAGTATCCGCGCTGCATATGGCTGACGGACGCGTTGCCGACGGGGCCGAGTGGCAAGATCCTCAAGCGTGAGATCACTGCCCCGACCCCCTGA
- a CDS encoding Crp/Fnr family transcriptional regulator, with protein MTSATTMTTVLPAQHRERLMALAREVSFEAGTRLFEEGRRADRFWIVRTGTVALDLHVPGRRRAVIETLGHGELIGWSWHYPPYLWQLGAEAMSPVRAYEFDAAPVRAMCEEDPEFGRAIAFWVGLVVAQRLHSSRVRLLDLYAPYGSGGLG; from the coding sequence ATGACCTCCGCGACCACCATGACCACAGTTCTGCCGGCCCAGCACCGTGAACGGCTGATGGCCCTCGCCCGTGAGGTCTCCTTCGAGGCCGGCACCCGCCTGTTCGAGGAGGGTCGGCGTGCCGACCGCTTCTGGATCGTGCGCACCGGCACGGTCGCCCTCGACCTGCATGTTCCCGGTCGCCGTCGCGCTGTCATCGAGACGCTCGGGCACGGCGAACTGATCGGTTGGTCCTGGCACTACCCGCCCTACCTGTGGCAGCTCGGCGCCGAGGCAATGAGCCCGGTACGGGCCTACGAGTTCGACGCCGCCCCCGTGCGCGCCATGTGCGAGGAGGATCCCGAGTTCGGCCGGGCGATCGCATTCTGGGTTGGACTCGTGGTTGCCCAGCGACTGCACTCCTCCCGGGTCCGCTTGCTCGATCTCTACGCCCCGTACGGCAGCGGCGGTCTGGGCTGA
- a CDS encoding MMPL family transporter has product MFRPLGNAVVRHPVWTIVAWLIAAVAIVATAPSLPSNSDESSFLPKSYESIKAATLQEKAFPGAFTPSAIALYQRTDGGELTAADKKDVARITSELGGKHIDQVQKVVPGPSSEDGRYALTLVQMDSKNAGQPKQADAAKALRENVKQLARGTHLDVKLGGSAAQALDQQDSSKRGQTLIGIGTFAIILVTLLIIFRAPILAVLPLVLIGLVSAVANGLIAYATKLFGLQANSSISSILIVVLFGVGTDYFLFLIFRYRERLRAGDEPKQAMVNAVDRVGEAIASAAGAVVIAFLALALSTLGFLRQMGPALAIAVAATLMAGLTLVPAVVSLIGPKVFWPSKSWQKEPKNARFAALGRGVQRRPALTAGASGLVLIVLSLGTLGFNATFDLASGSMPKTKESMVVQDEMQKAYSAGAAAPTDVYVSRTDGKPLDTAVFGAYVKKLGSVDGVASARMTRTNKNGTTADITVTLKYEASTDKAIDTVERVRHVAHSEAPDGTEALVGGMSSIYKDIDTAVNHDYRTVFPVAAVLIMVILGLLLRSVVAPWYLIASVGLGFGATLGATVWIFQEGQEHSGLMFMLPVIMYLFVVAIGTDYNILMIARLREEAREGREPREAAGMALRHAGPTVAAAGFILAATFATMMLAGNALLTEMGFAVSFGIAVAAFVMAMFFTPSLTALIGHAAWWPGHADRAARDALGQGTDTGGSGTVHGSGDRDPVAHDPAGPRG; this is encoded by the coding sequence ATGTTCCGACCGTTAGGCAACGCTGTAGTCCGACATCCCGTGTGGACGATCGTCGCATGGCTGATCGCCGCGGTGGCGATCGTCGCGACTGCCCCGAGCCTGCCCTCGAACAGCGACGAGAGCAGTTTCCTGCCCAAGAGCTACGAGTCGATCAAAGCGGCGACTCTTCAAGAGAAGGCGTTCCCCGGTGCTTTCACCCCGTCGGCGATCGCGCTGTACCAGCGCACCGACGGTGGCGAACTGACCGCCGCCGACAAGAAGGACGTCGCCAGGATCACCTCCGAATTGGGCGGCAAGCACATCGACCAGGTCCAGAAGGTGGTCCCCGGCCCGTCGTCCGAGGACGGCAGGTACGCCCTGACCCTGGTGCAGATGGACAGCAAGAACGCCGGCCAGCCCAAACAGGCCGATGCGGCCAAAGCGTTGCGCGAGAACGTCAAGCAACTGGCAAGAGGCACGCACCTCGACGTCAAGCTCGGCGGCTCCGCCGCGCAGGCCCTCGACCAACAGGACTCCTCCAAGCGCGGTCAGACCCTGATCGGCATTGGCACTTTTGCGATCATTCTGGTGACCCTGCTGATCATTTTTCGGGCGCCGATCCTGGCCGTACTCCCACTGGTCCTGATCGGTCTGGTGTCCGCCGTCGCCAACGGCCTGATTGCCTACGCCACCAAGCTGTTCGGCCTCCAAGCCAACAGCTCGATCTCCTCGATACTGATCGTCGTGCTGTTCGGCGTGGGGACGGACTACTTCCTCTTCCTGATATTCCGCTACCGCGAACGGCTGCGCGCCGGCGACGAACCCAAGCAGGCCATGGTCAACGCGGTCGACCGGGTCGGCGAGGCCATCGCATCGGCCGCCGGAGCAGTCGTCATCGCCTTCCTCGCGTTGGCTCTGTCCACGCTCGGCTTCCTCAGGCAGATGGGCCCGGCGCTCGCCATTGCGGTCGCCGCCACCCTGATGGCAGGCCTGACCCTGGTCCCGGCCGTGGTCTCCCTCATCGGACCGAAGGTGTTCTGGCCGTCCAAGTCCTGGCAGAAGGAGCCGAAGAACGCCCGGTTCGCCGCCCTCGGCCGCGGCGTACAGCGTCGCCCGGCACTGACCGCCGGGGCGTCCGGCCTCGTCCTGATCGTGCTGTCGCTCGGCACCCTCGGTTTCAACGCCACGTTCGACCTGGCGTCGGGCTCCATGCCCAAGACCAAGGAGTCCATGGTCGTCCAGGACGAGATGCAGAAGGCGTACTCGGCCGGCGCCGCCGCACCCACTGACGTCTATGTGTCCCGCACCGACGGCAAGCCGCTGGACACGGCCGTCTTCGGCGCCTACGTGAAGAAACTCGGTTCCGTGGACGGTGTTGCCAGTGCCCGGATGACCCGGACGAACAAGAACGGCACCACCGCGGACATCACCGTCACGCTCAAGTACGAGGCGTCGACGGACAAAGCGATCGACACGGTGGAGCGGGTGCGCCACGTCGCCCACTCAGAGGCTCCCGACGGCACTGAGGCCCTCGTCGGCGGCATGTCCTCCATCTACAAGGACATCGACACGGCGGTCAACCACGACTACCGGACGGTCTTCCCCGTCGCGGCCGTCCTGATCATGGTCATCCTGGGACTACTGCTGCGCAGTGTGGTTGCCCCTTGGTACCTGATCGCATCGGTCGGCCTCGGTTTCGGTGCCACCCTCGGCGCCACCGTGTGGATCTTCCAGGAGGGGCAGGAACACTCGGGCCTGATGTTCATGCTCCCGGTGATCATGTATCTCTTCGTGGTCGCCATCGGCACCGACTACAACATCCTCATGATTGCCCGGCTCCGTGAGGAGGCCCGTGAGGGTCGCGAGCCGCGGGAGGCGGCGGGCATGGCACTCCGGCACGCCGGGCCGACCGTGGCCGCAGCCGGCTTCATCCTGGCGGCGACCTTCGCCACGATGATGCTGGCGGGCAACGCGCTGCTCACGGAGATGGGTTTCGCCGTCTCCTTCGGTATCGCCGTCGCCGCGTTCGTGATGGCGATGTTCTTCACGCCGAGCCTCACCGCGCTGATCGGCCACGCCGCCTGGTGGCCGGGGCACGCCGACCGGGCGGCACGGGATGCGCTCGGCCAGGGTACGGATACCGGCGGCTCAGGAACGGTCCACGGTAGTGGCGATCGCGACCCGGTCGCCCACGATCCGGCGGGCCCGCGCGGCTAG
- a CDS encoding CBS domain-containing protein, with protein MRSSPQQVSDVMTRGVVAVGRKALFKDIVERMEQWKVSALPVLEGDGRVIGVVSEADLLPKEEFRDSDPDRFTQLRRLPDLAKAGAVAAEELMSTPAVTVHADASLAEAARIMALRHVKRLPVVNAEGVLEGVVSRGDLLKVFLRPDNDLADEIRRDVVDVLFPAPVEPVHIDVTDGVATLTGRVQDATRIPLAARLVRGVEGVVGVDCRLTASGVE; from the coding sequence ATGCGCAGCAGTCCGCAACAGGTGAGCGACGTGATGACGCGCGGCGTCGTCGCGGTGGGCCGTAAGGCCCTGTTCAAGGACATTGTCGAACGCATGGAGCAGTGGAAGGTCAGTGCCCTACCCGTATTGGAAGGCGACGGACGGGTGATCGGTGTGGTGTCCGAGGCCGATCTGCTACCGAAGGAGGAGTTCCGCGACAGCGATCCCGATCGCTTCACTCAGTTGCGCCGACTGCCCGACCTGGCCAAGGCCGGGGCCGTCGCCGCCGAGGAGCTGATGAGCACGCCGGCCGTCACGGTCCACGCCGACGCCTCACTCGCCGAAGCCGCCCGCATCATGGCGCTGAGACACGTCAAGCGCCTACCGGTCGTGAACGCCGAGGGAGTACTCGAAGGAGTCGTCAGCCGCGGGGACCTGCTCAAGGTGTTCCTGCGTCCGGACAACGACCTCGCGGACGAGATACGGCGGGACGTCGTCGACGTGCTCTTCCCGGCTCCCGTCGAACCTGTGCACATCGACGTCACCGATGGCGTCGCGACCCTGACCGGCCGGGTCCAGGACGCCACCCGGATTCCGCTCGCCGCCCGCCTGGTACGGGGCGTGGAGGGTGTGGTGGGTGTGGACTGCCGGCTCACGGCGTCAGGTGTGGAGTGA